In Sodalis ligni, a single genomic region encodes these proteins:
- a CDS encoding urease accessory protein UreD: MNQTADDEAAGWLGRLDLTFARRGRRTAMIRCAHSGPFTVQRAFYPEEDHPHVYLLHPPGGVVGGDRLELSVRLEQRSHAVMTMPGATKFYRSAGAEARLTQKFSLEEDSVLEWLPQGNILFPAANVAINSEFTLQAGARLLGFETFCLGRPVMGESFHRGRCHSVLRIRLPGSAGLYERLGIEGGKLDKLAGYPLIGTFFAAPASGEMLDNVRVLLSRSALPAAGATLVDQLLMVRLLDNDNQRLQEILHGIWALLRPLMLDRQAVPPRIWST; the protein is encoded by the coding sequence GTGAATCAGACGGCCGATGACGAGGCGGCCGGCTGGCTTGGCCGGTTGGATCTGACCTTTGCTCGCCGCGGCCGGCGTACGGCGATGATCCGGTGCGCCCATAGCGGCCCCTTCACCGTACAGCGCGCGTTTTACCCGGAAGAGGACCATCCCCATGTCTATCTCCTGCATCCGCCGGGCGGAGTGGTGGGGGGCGACCGGCTTGAGCTGTCGGTGCGCCTGGAACAACGCAGCCATGCCGTGATGACCATGCCGGGGGCGACCAAATTTTACCGCAGCGCCGGAGCCGAGGCACGGCTGACGCAAAAATTTTCCCTTGAAGAGGACAGCGTGCTGGAATGGCTGCCGCAGGGGAATATTCTATTTCCTGCCGCCAATGTTGCGATAAACAGTGAATTTACCCTGCAAGCCGGCGCGCGTCTGCTGGGATTCGAGACCTTTTGCCTGGGGCGTCCGGTGATGGGGGAAAGTTTTCATCGCGGCCGATGCCACAGCGTGCTGCGTATCCGCTTACCCGGTTCGGCGGGGCTTTATGAACGGCTGGGCATCGAGGGGGGCAAACTGGATAAACTGGCCGGTTATCCCCTGATCGGTACCTTTTTCGCCGCGCCCGCCAGCGGTGAGATGCTGGATAACGTCCGCGTTTTATTATCCCGCTCAGCGCTGCCGGCAGCGGGCGCCACGCTGGTGGACCAGCTGTTGATGGTGCGGCTGCTGGATAATGACAATCAGCGCTTGCAGGAAATTCTACACGGAATATGGGCCCTGCTAAGGCCGCTGATGCTGGACCGGCAGGCGGTGCCGCCGCGCATCTGGTCCACCTGA
- a CDS encoding aldo/keto reductase, translating to MKTRTLGRSGIAVPKLCFGGNVFGWTIDQAASFRILDALAERELNFIDTADVYSAWVDGNQGGESETIIGNWLKKTGKRDGIILATKVGKPMGAGKEGLSAAYIKQAVEASLRRLQTDYIDLYQSHSDDESVPLEETLGAFDALIKEGKVRAIGASNYSGPRLAQALRISEQNGLARYETLQPQYNLYDRQEYEQDLEPVVTAHGVGVINYYALASGFLSGKYRAKEDAAKSKRGEKVISTYLNTRGLRILHALDAVSERYRATPTQVALAWQIQRPGITAPIVSATSLEQLEEVANALTLTLRDDDYALLEQASAWR from the coding sequence ATGAAAACCAGAACGCTGGGCCGTTCAGGCATTGCCGTTCCCAAACTCTGTTTCGGCGGCAACGTCTTCGGCTGGACCATCGATCAGGCCGCCTCCTTTCGCATCCTCGATGCCTTGGCGGAAAGAGAACTTAATTTCATCGACACCGCGGATGTGTATTCCGCCTGGGTTGACGGCAACCAGGGCGGCGAATCGGAGACTATCATCGGCAATTGGCTGAAGAAAACCGGCAAGCGCGACGGGATTATCCTCGCCACCAAAGTGGGCAAGCCGATGGGCGCGGGTAAAGAAGGACTGTCGGCCGCCTATATCAAGCAGGCGGTGGAGGCTTCTTTGCGCCGGCTGCAAACCGACTATATCGATTTGTACCAGTCCCATTCCGATGACGAATCCGTGCCTTTGGAAGAAACCCTGGGCGCGTTCGACGCGTTAATCAAAGAGGGCAAGGTGCGGGCCATCGGGGCATCCAATTATTCCGGCCCCCGGCTGGCGCAGGCGCTGCGCATCAGCGAACAGAACGGGCTGGCACGCTACGAAACCCTGCAACCGCAATATAACCTCTACGATCGGCAGGAGTATGAGCAGGATTTGGAGCCCGTTGTCACCGCCCACGGCGTCGGCGTCATTAACTACTACGCCCTGGCCAGCGGCTTTCTGTCCGGCAAATACCGCGCCAAAGAGGACGCCGCAAAAAGCAAACGGGGCGAGAAGGTCATCAGCACCTATCTCAATACCCGCGGCCTGCGTATCCTGCACGCCCTGGATGCGGTGAGCGAGCGCTACCGGGCCACGCCTACCCAGGTGGCCCTGGCCTGGCAGATACAGCGGCCCGGCATCACCGCGCCCATTGTCAGCGCCACCTCCCTCGAACAGCTGGAGGAAGTGGCGAATGCCTTGACCCTGACCCTGCGTGACGATGACTATGCGTTACTGGAGCAGGCCAGCGCCTGGCGGTAA
- a CDS encoding LysR substrate-binding domain-containing protein: MGALPSLDVLKTFVIVAEQLNFTHAAQRLHITQGAVSRQIAGLEQHLGAALFIRRARGLVLTARGAELLAPLQQAMEQIDTALDGFNAKPDTLRVKCPTCVMRWLLPRVIQLQAGHPEIDIALTTSITHGVDFRHEHFDAAVLYGRPADKQLCAIHLFDEVLTPVCVPELWRENAAIADGLADKTLLHPTRDGRDWLAWLKAAGRDGLPAAKAQHFDTLDLAMTAAIQGYGIAIGDLCLIEYELQAGRLIAPFSHCLRSGAAYYLVFPEQSALSPALRLLTEWLQQEALHSRQRQRDNMSDDENLISIAGNTW, translated from the coding sequence ATGGGCGCACTTCCTTCACTGGATGTATTGAAAACCTTTGTGATTGTGGCGGAACAGCTGAACTTCACCCATGCGGCGCAGCGGCTGCATATTACCCAGGGGGCGGTCAGCCGGCAGATTGCCGGCCTGGAGCAGCATCTGGGGGCCGCGCTGTTTATCCGGCGGGCCCGCGGGCTGGTGTTAACCGCGCGAGGCGCCGAATTATTGGCCCCGCTGCAGCAGGCTATGGAACAAATCGATACCGCCCTGGACGGGTTCAACGCCAAGCCGGATACGCTGCGGGTTAAATGTCCCACCTGCGTCATGCGCTGGCTGCTGCCGCGGGTAATCCAACTGCAGGCAGGGCATCCGGAAATCGACATCGCGCTGACCACCTCCATCACCCACGGCGTGGATTTTCGCCATGAGCATTTTGATGCGGCGGTGCTCTATGGCCGGCCGGCGGATAAACAGCTGTGCGCCATCCATTTGTTCGACGAGGTGCTGACGCCGGTGTGCGTGCCGGAACTCTGGCGGGAAAACGCCGCCATCGCGGACGGACTGGCGGATAAAACCCTGCTGCATCCCACCCGCGACGGACGCGACTGGCTGGCGTGGCTGAAGGCCGCCGGCCGGGACGGCCTGCCGGCGGCCAAGGCGCAGCATTTCGATACCCTTGATTTGGCTATGACCGCGGCCATACAAGGCTATGGCATCGCCATAGGCGATCTGTGCCTGATTGAGTATGAGCTGCAGGCCGGCCGTTTAATCGCGCCATTTTCCCACTGCCTGCGAAGCGGCGCGGCCTATTATCTGGTCTTTCCCGAGCAATCCGCGCTATCGCCGGCGTTGCGGCTGCTGACGGAGTGGCTGCAGCAGGAAGCGCTGCACAGCCGGCAGCGCCAGCGGGATAATATGTCGGACGACGAGAATCTCATTTCCATAGCCGGTAATACTTGGTAA
- a CDS encoding methionine aminotransferase produces MQSVIPARSKLPDVGTTIFTTIGQLSAEHHAVNLAAGSPSFDCDPQLVDYTAEAMRAGHNQYSAMTGLPALREALAEKVARLYGSHYDPAREVTIIASASQGLYSAISALVHPGDEVIYFEPAFDSYAPITRLQGAVPVPVKISLDDLRIDWDAVSAAVTSRTRMIIVNSPHNPTGMAFSEEDIRRLTALTENTDILILSDEVYEHMVFDGQPHRSMAAYPALAARSVVVSSFGKTYGVTGWRVGYCLAPAELMWEIRKVHQFMVFAADTPMQYAFATALENPDSYLRLPAFYQHKRDLLTQALASSPFHVMPSAGSFFLLARFRHFSSMSDNDMAVGLIRDAKVSSIPLSAFYNDGTETGMIRLSFAKDDETLLEGARRLCAWGTV; encoded by the coding sequence ATGCAGAGCGTTATTCCCGCCCGCTCTAAGCTGCCTGACGTCGGCACCACCATATTTACCACCATCGGCCAGTTGAGCGCCGAACACCATGCCGTGAATCTCGCCGCGGGCTCGCCGAGTTTCGATTGCGATCCCCAACTGGTGGACTACACCGCCGAAGCCATGCGCGCCGGACATAATCAGTATTCGGCGATGACCGGCCTGCCGGCGCTGCGCGAAGCCTTGGCGGAAAAGGTGGCGAGACTATACGGCAGTCATTACGACCCCGCACGGGAGGTCACCATTATCGCCAGCGCCAGCCAGGGACTGTACAGCGCCATAAGCGCCCTGGTCCATCCGGGGGATGAAGTCATCTATTTCGAGCCGGCCTTCGACAGCTACGCGCCCATCACCCGCCTGCAGGGGGCGGTGCCGGTACCGGTGAAAATCTCCCTTGACGACCTGCGTATCGATTGGGACGCGGTGTCCGCGGCCGTTACGTCCCGCACCCGGATGATCATCGTCAACAGTCCCCACAATCCCACCGGCATGGCTTTTAGCGAAGAGGATATCCGTCGGCTCACCGCCTTGACCGAGAATACGGATATCCTGATTCTCTCCGATGAAGTGTACGAGCATATGGTATTCGACGGCCAGCCCCACCGGAGCATGGCCGCCTACCCGGCTCTCGCCGCGCGCAGCGTGGTGGTGTCGTCCTTCGGCAAGACCTACGGCGTCACCGGCTGGCGGGTGGGTTACTGCCTGGCGCCGGCGGAGCTCATGTGGGAGATCCGCAAAGTGCATCAGTTCATGGTATTCGCCGCCGACACGCCGATGCAATACGCCTTCGCCACTGCACTGGAAAACCCCGACAGCTATTTGCGCCTGCCGGCATTTTACCAGCACAAACGCGACCTGCTGACGCAGGCGCTGGCGTCCTCGCCTTTCCATGTGATGCCAAGCGCAGGGAGTTTTTTCCTATTGGCGCGCTTTCGCCATTTTTCCTCTATGAGTGATAATGACATGGCCGTGGGATTGATACGGGACGCGAAAGTCTCTTCCATACCCTTGTCGGCGTTTTACAATGACGGCACCGAAACCGGCATGATAAGGCTCAGCTTTGCCAAGGACGACGAGACATTGCTCGAAGGCGCGCGCCGGCTGTGCGCCTGGGGCACCGTCTGA
- a CDS encoding ABC transporter substrate-binding protein: MNKFSALVLITCGLAVLPALAAEGTIRFGLEALYPPFESKSPTGELQGFDIDLGNAVCQAAKAKCQWLDTSFDGLIPALQGRKFDAINSAMNVTEKRRQAIDFTDVIYRVPTKLIARADSGLTATPEALKGKNVGVLQGSIQESYANAHWASQGVHVVSYQDQNQVYMDLASGRLDSTLVLAPAGQSGFLAQPQGKGFAFVGDAVSDDNILGSGIAFGIRKGDDALKRQLNAAIAKVKAQGTIKILAHKYFGDIDVSAPQ, from the coding sequence ATGAATAAATTTTCCGCCTTAGTGCTCATTACCTGTGGATTGGCCGTTTTGCCGGCGCTGGCCGCTGAAGGAACGATCCGTTTTGGCCTCGAAGCGCTTTATCCCCCCTTTGAATCGAAATCCCCCACCGGCGAACTGCAAGGTTTCGATATCGATTTAGGCAATGCCGTCTGCCAGGCCGCCAAGGCAAAGTGCCAATGGCTGGATACCTCATTTGACGGCCTGATCCCGGCGCTGCAGGGCCGCAAATTCGATGCCATCAATTCGGCGATGAACGTCACGGAGAAACGCAGACAGGCCATCGATTTCACCGATGTGATATATCGCGTGCCGACAAAACTCATTGCCCGCGCCGACAGCGGATTAACCGCCACCCCAGAGGCGCTGAAAGGCAAAAACGTCGGCGTCCTGCAGGGCTCCATTCAGGAATCCTATGCCAATGCCCATTGGGCAAGCCAGGGCGTCCATGTGGTGTCCTACCAGGATCAAAACCAGGTCTATATGGATCTGGCTTCCGGCCGCCTGGATAGCACGCTGGTACTGGCGCCGGCCGGCCAGTCCGGTTTCCTGGCCCAGCCGCAGGGCAAAGGTTTCGCTTTTGTCGGCGATGCGGTCAGCGACGATAACATTCTCGGCAGCGGCATCGCTTTTGGTATCCGTAAAGGCGATGATGCCTTGAAACGGCAGTTGAACGCGGCTATCGCCAAGGTAAAAGCCCAGGGTACGATTAAAATCCTGGCGCATAAATATTTCGGCGATATCGACGTTTCGGCGCCGCAATAA
- a CDS encoding MdtA/MuxA family multidrug efflux RND transporter periplasmic adaptor subunit, which yields MSMKGKRIGRLLGLTVVLLIIVIGAVVVWRHFHQPSIPATAEGGRHHGGERQHAAQQGGGRRQQQALPPVQAAQAQQKSVPYYLSGLGTVTAAATVTVRSRVDGQLMALHFDEGQWVKAGTLLAEIDPRPFDVALQQARGQLAKDQATLANARQDLTRYRNLVKTSMVSRQQMDTQQSTVNEYEGQIQVDQGAVASAELQLAYSRITAPIDGRVGLRQVDVGNYITSADTTGIVIITQTRPIDVVFTLPENDIPTVIKGQKNGVLPAQAWDRTNKQKLTDGKLLSLDNQIDTATGTVKLKARFDNTDDSLFPNQFVNIRMKVDTLQNAVVVPPAAVQMNNDGHFVWVLNDDNQVSQHRVTTGMEDSRQVVITAGLEAGQRVVTDGIDRLTEGAKVEVVSPVNTETSPVYIPKHRGEKS from the coding sequence ATATCAATGAAGGGTAAACGCATTGGACGCTTACTTGGCTTAACAGTAGTGCTATTGATTATTGTCATTGGCGCCGTGGTGGTCTGGCGTCATTTCCATCAGCCGTCCATACCCGCGACGGCGGAAGGCGGACGCCATCACGGCGGCGAACGGCAACACGCCGCCCAGCAGGGCGGCGGACGGCGTCAGCAGCAGGCTTTGCCGCCGGTTCAGGCGGCGCAGGCGCAGCAAAAGTCAGTGCCCTATTATCTCTCCGGCCTGGGCACGGTTACCGCCGCCGCAACCGTGACGGTGCGCAGCCGCGTGGACGGCCAGCTTATGGCGCTGCATTTTGACGAAGGGCAGTGGGTGAAGGCCGGAACCTTGCTGGCTGAAATCGATCCCCGGCCGTTCGACGTGGCGTTGCAGCAGGCTAGGGGGCAGTTGGCCAAAGATCAGGCCACCCTCGCCAACGCGCGGCAGGACTTGACCCGCTACCGGAATCTGGTGAAAACCAGTATGGTCTCCCGCCAGCAGATGGATACCCAGCAATCCACGGTGAATGAATATGAAGGCCAGATCCAGGTAGACCAAGGGGCGGTGGCCAGCGCCGAGCTGCAGCTGGCTTACAGCCGCATTACCGCGCCTATCGACGGACGCGTGGGTCTGCGACAGGTGGATGTGGGCAATTATATTACCAGCGCCGATACCACCGGCATTGTGATAATAACCCAAACCCGGCCCATCGACGTGGTGTTCACTCTGCCAGAAAACGATATCCCTACGGTTATCAAGGGGCAAAAAAACGGCGTACTGCCGGCACAAGCCTGGGATCGCACCAATAAGCAAAAGCTCACCGACGGTAAATTACTGAGCCTGGATAACCAGATTGATACCGCCACCGGCACGGTGAAACTGAAAGCGCGTTTCGACAATACCGACGACAGCCTGTTCCCCAATCAATTCGTCAATATACGGATGAAAGTGGATACCCTGCAAAATGCGGTGGTGGTTCCTCCTGCCGCGGTGCAAATGAATAACGACGGGCATTTCGTTTGGGTGTTGAATGATGATAATCAGGTCAGCCAGCATCGCGTCACCACCGGTATGGAGGACAGCCGGCAGGTGGTGATTACCGCCGGACTGGAAGCGGGACAGCGGGTGGTTACCGATGGCATCGATCGCCTGACCGAAGGCGCCAAAGTTGAAGTGGTATCCCCGGTCAATACGGAAACATCCCCGGTTTATATACCGAAACACCGGGGAGAAAAGTCCTGA
- a CDS encoding MdtB/MuxB family multidrug efflux RND transporter permease subunit, whose protein sequence is MEVLPSHNGGPSRLFILRPVATTLLMIAILLAGIIGYRTLPVSALPEVDYPTIQVVTLYPGASPDVVTSAITAPLERQFGQMSGLQQMSSRSSGGASVIVLQFQLSLPLDVAEQEVQAAINNATNLLPSDLPNPPVYSKVNPADPPIMTLAVTSTSMSMIQVEDMVETRVAQKISQVTGVGLVSISGGQRPAVRVKLNAQALAAYGLDSETVRTAIAAANVNTPKGSLDGPERSVTLSANDQMKSADDYRRLIISWQNGAPVRLGDVATIEQGAENVYLGAWANRQPAIVMNIQRQPGANVITTADNIRALLPALTASLPKSVTVSLLADRTVNIRASVSDVQFELLLSIALVVMVIYLFLRNAAATVIPAVAVPLSLVGTFAVMYMLGFSINNLTLMALTIATGFVVDDAIVVIENISRYIEQGEKPLAAALKGAGEIGFTIISLTVSLIAVLIPLLFMGDIVGRLFREFAVTLAIAILISAVVSLTLTPMMCARMLSYESLRRQNRFTRASERLFERVVAGYGRALEKVLRHPWQTLVVALSMLALTILLYLFIPKGFFPTQDNGVIQGTVQAAQSVSFSNMARRQQAVVSTIMRDPAVESVSSLIGVDGTNATLNSGRLQINLKPLGQRADRVDVVIARLQRAVDGLTGIRLYLQPIQDLTIDTQLSYTQYQFTLQSLSLEDLNKWVPRLLERLQALPQLRDVGSDLQDQGLEAYIRVDRDSASRLGISMTDVDNALYNAFGQRLISTIYTQASQYRVVLQHDTDASPGLAALGDIRLKGSDGNIVPLSAITSVQQRLGPLSINHQEQFPSATVSFNLAPGYSLGEAVSAIKQAEQSLELPATISTRFQGSTMAFQAALNSTVWLIVAAIVAVYIVLGVLYESFIHPVTILSTLPTAGVGALLALIISGHELDVIAIIGIILLIGIVKKNAIMMIDFALAAEREKGMTPYDAIYQASLLRFRPILMTTLAALFGALPLMFSTGVGAELRRPLGICMVGGLVVSQVLTLFTTPVIYLLFDRLSRNRPQVEETPESV, encoded by the coding sequence ATGGAGGTTTTGCCCAGCCACAACGGCGGTCCCTCAAGGCTGTTTATACTCAGGCCGGTGGCCACTACGCTGCTCATGATAGCCATTCTGCTGGCCGGCATCATCGGTTATCGGACGCTGCCGGTATCGGCGCTGCCGGAAGTGGATTACCCCACCATCCAGGTGGTCACGCTGTACCCCGGCGCCAGTCCGGATGTCGTGACCTCCGCCATCACCGCGCCGCTGGAACGCCAGTTCGGCCAGATGTCGGGACTGCAGCAGATGTCATCCCGAAGCTCCGGCGGCGCGTCGGTCATCGTCCTGCAATTCCAGCTGTCGCTGCCGCTGGACGTGGCCGAACAGGAAGTGCAGGCGGCAATCAATAACGCCACCAACCTGCTGCCGTCCGATTTGCCCAATCCGCCGGTGTACAGCAAGGTCAACCCGGCCGACCCGCCCATCATGACCCTGGCGGTCACCTCCACCTCCATGTCGATGATCCAGGTGGAAGACATGGTGGAGACCCGGGTGGCGCAAAAGATTTCCCAGGTTACCGGCGTCGGCCTGGTGTCCATATCCGGCGGGCAGCGTCCGGCGGTACGGGTAAAGCTGAACGCCCAGGCGCTGGCGGCCTATGGCCTGGACAGTGAAACGGTGCGCACCGCCATCGCGGCCGCCAACGTCAACACGCCTAAAGGCAGTCTGGACGGGCCTGAGCGGTCGGTGACCCTGTCCGCCAACGATCAGATGAAATCCGCCGATGATTACCGCCGGCTGATTATCAGCTGGCAGAACGGCGCCCCGGTCAGGTTAGGGGATGTGGCCACCATCGAACAGGGGGCGGAAAACGTCTATCTGGGCGCCTGGGCCAATCGCCAGCCGGCCATCGTAATGAATATCCAGCGTCAGCCCGGCGCCAACGTCATCACCACCGCCGACAATATCCGCGCTTTATTGCCGGCCCTTACCGCCAGCCTGCCCAAATCCGTTACCGTATCGCTGCTGGCGGATCGTACCGTCAATATCCGCGCATCGGTCAGCGACGTACAGTTTGAACTGCTGCTGTCCATTGCCCTGGTGGTCATGGTGATCTACCTGTTTTTGCGCAACGCCGCGGCAACGGTTATCCCGGCGGTGGCCGTGCCGCTCTCCCTGGTGGGAACCTTTGCGGTGATGTATATGCTGGGCTTCTCCATCAATAACCTGACGCTGATGGCGCTCACCATTGCCACCGGGTTTGTGGTGGATGACGCCATCGTGGTAATTGAAAATATCTCCCGCTACATCGAACAGGGGGAAAAGCCCCTGGCGGCGGCGCTGAAAGGCGCCGGGGAAATCGGATTTACCATTATTTCATTAACGGTTTCCCTGATCGCGGTGCTGATTCCGCTGCTCTTCATGGGCGATATCGTCGGTCGGCTGTTCCGGGAATTCGCCGTCACCCTGGCCATCGCCATCCTGATTTCCGCCGTTGTATCGCTGACGCTGACGCCGATGATGTGCGCTCGCATGCTGAGCTACGAATCGCTGCGCAGGCAGAATCGGTTTACCCGCGCCAGCGAGCGGCTGTTTGAACGGGTGGTGGCCGGTTACGGCCGCGCCCTGGAAAAGGTGCTTCGCCATCCCTGGCAAACGCTGGTGGTGGCCCTGAGCATGCTGGCCCTGACGATTTTGCTCTATCTGTTCATTCCGAAAGGCTTCTTCCCCACCCAGGACAACGGCGTCATCCAGGGAACGGTCCAGGCCGCGCAGAGCGTTTCGTTCAGCAACATGGCCCGGCGCCAGCAGGCCGTGGTATCCACCATCATGCGCGACCCGGCGGTTGAAAGCGTCTCTTCCCTTATCGGCGTGGACGGCACCAACGCCACGTTGAACAGCGGCCGGCTGCAGATCAATCTCAAACCCCTGGGACAACGGGCCGATCGTGTGGATGTGGTTATCGCCAGGCTGCAGCGGGCCGTCGACGGATTAACCGGTATCCGGCTCTATTTGCAGCCGATACAGGATCTCACCATCGATACCCAGCTCAGCTATACCCAATATCAGTTTACCCTCCAGTCCCTGTCCCTGGAGGATTTGAATAAATGGGTGCCGCGGCTGCTGGAACGCCTGCAGGCCCTGCCGCAGCTAAGGGATGTGGGCAGCGATTTGCAAGACCAGGGCCTGGAAGCCTATATCAGGGTGGATCGCGACAGCGCCAGCCGCCTGGGCATCAGCATGACGGATGTGGACAATGCCTTGTACAACGCGTTCGGCCAGCGATTGATTTCAACGATTTATACCCAGGCCAGCCAGTACCGGGTGGTGCTGCAACATGACACAGACGCCAGCCCCGGCCTGGCGGCGCTGGGGGATATCCGCCTGAAAGGCAGCGATGGCAATATTGTCCCCTTGAGCGCCATCACCAGCGTGCAGCAGCGCCTGGGGCCGCTGTCGATAAACCATCAGGAGCAGTTCCCTTCCGCCACCGTCTCGTTCAACCTGGCGCCGGGCTACTCGCTGGGAGAAGCGGTATCCGCCATCAAACAGGCCGAGCAGTCGCTGGAGCTCCCCGCCACCATCAGCACCCGCTTCCAGGGCAGCACCATGGCGTTCCAAGCGGCGCTGAACAGCACCGTCTGGCTGATTGTGGCGGCCATCGTGGCGGTGTATATCGTGCTCGGGGTGCTGTATGAGAGCTTTATCCACCCGGTTACCATCCTCTCCACCCTGCCCACCGCGGGGGTGGGCGCACTGCTGGCGCTGATTATCTCCGGCCACGAACTGGACGTCATCGCCATCATCGGCATTATCCTCCTGATCGGTATCGTCAAAAAGAACGCCATCATGATGATAGACTTCGCGCTGGCCGCCGAGCGGGAAAAGGGCATGACGCCTTACGATGCCATCTATCAGGCCAGTTTGCTGCGCTTCCGGCCGATTCTGATGACCACCCTGGCGGCGCTGTTCGGCGCCCTGCCGCTGATGTTCAGCACCGGGGTCGGCGCCGAGCTGCGCCGTCCGCTGGGAATCTGCATGGTAGGCGGCCTGGTGGTCAGCCAGGTGCTGACGCTGTTTACCACGCCGGTGATTTATCTGCTGTTTGATCGCCTGTCGCGCAACCGCCCCCAGGTGGAAGAAACGCCGGAGTCGGTATGA